In one window of Ovis aries strain OAR_USU_Benz2616 breed Rambouillet chromosome 3, ARS-UI_Ramb_v3.0, whole genome shotgun sequence DNA:
- the DDIT3 gene encoding DNA damage-inducible transcript 3 protein produces the protein MAAESLPFSFGALSSWELEAWYEDLQEVLSSDENRGTCVSPPGNKEEESKTFTTLDPASLAWLTEEPGPPEVTRTSQSPCSPESSQSSLAQEEEEEDQGRPRKRKQSGQSPARAGKQRMKEKEQENERKVAQLAEENDRLKQEIERLTREVEATRRALIDRMVNLHQA, from the exons ATGGCAGCTGAGTCATTGCCGTTCTCCTTCGGGGCACTGTCCAGCTGGGAGCTGGAAGCCTGGTATGAGGACCTGCAGGAGGTGCTGTCCTCAGATGAAAATCGGGGCACCTGTGTTTCACCCCCTGGAAACAAGGAG GAAGAATCAAAAACCTTCACCACTCTTGACCCTGCCTCTCTGGCTTGGCTTACTGAGGAGCCAGGACCACCAGAGGTCACACGCACctcccagagcccctgctctccaGAGTCCAGTCAGAGCTCCCTGGctcaggaggaagaagaggaagaccaAGGAAGACCCAGAAAACGGAAACAGAGTGGCCAGTCCCCGGCCCGGGCTGGCAAGCAACGCATGaaggagaaagaacaagaaaacgAAAGGAAAGTGGCACAGCTAGCTGAAGAGAATGACCGGCTCAAACAGGAAATCGAGCGCCTGACCAGGGAAGTGGAGGCAACTCGCCGAGCTCTAATTGACCGGATGGTTAATCTGCACCAAGCATGA
- the LOC541600 gene encoding uncharacterized LOC128125814 homolog, with amino-acid sequence MLKMSGWQRQSQNQSRNLRRECSRRKCIFIHHHT; translated from the exons ATGTTGAAGATGAGCGGGTGGCAGCGACAGAGCCAAAATCAAAGCCGGAACCTGAGGAGAGAG TGTTCCAGAAGGAAGTGTATCTTCATACATCACCACACCTGA